The Lacerta agilis isolate rLacAgi1 chromosome 5, rLacAgi1.pri, whole genome shotgun sequence genome has a segment encoding these proteins:
- the ARL14 gene encoding ADP-ribosylation factor-like protein 14: MGLANSKQFKQAQILMLGLDSAGKSTLLYKLKFNDVFQTLPTIGFNVEMLETGKDIALTIWDVGGQHQMRTAWSNYLENVDSLVYVVDSTDNQRLEESKKELELLLRNDRIKNVPVVVLANKQDLPGALSAEEITRRLNMKKHCHDRNWYVQPCCAITGEGLSEGFRKVTSFAKSCMKSKQEAFALFKQD; the protein is encoded by the coding sequence ATGGGCCTTGCAAACTCTAAGCAGTTTAAACAAGCCCAGATTCTAATGCTTGGCCTTGATTCAGCAGGGAAATCCACCCTCTTGTATAAGCTGAAATTTAATGATGTCTTCCAAACTTTGCCAACCATCGGTTTCAACGTGGAGATGCTTGAAACAGGGAAAGATATTGCCTTAACCATCTGGGATGTTGGGGGCCAACACCAAATGAGGACTGCTTGGAGCAACTACTTGGAGAACGTGGATAGCCTGGTCTATGTTGTGGACAGCACAGACAACCAGCGGTTGGAAGAGTCAAAGAAAGAATTGGAGCTTCTTTTGAGGAATGACAGGATTAAGAACGTGCCTGTGGTTGTGCTAGCAAACAAACAGGATCTTCCTGGAGCTCTAAGCGCCGAGGAAATAACCAGGAGGCTGAACATGAAAAAGCACTGCCATGACCGAAACTGGTATGTGCAACCCTGTTGTGCAATTACAGGTGAGGGTTTATCAGAAGGGTTTCGGAAAGTGACGTCCTTTGCAAAATCCTGCATGAAATCTAAACAAGAAGCTTTTGCACTTTTCAAGCAAGATTAA